A window of Zalophus californianus isolate mZalCal1 chromosome 17, mZalCal1.pri.v2, whole genome shotgun sequence genomic DNA:
agaacgACAACAGGACAGGGGATCCTCTTGTGACCCTCTGCGTAcctcatccctccttccctcagccaCGAGCAGTTAGGGGCCATTACCTGGGGCAGTTTCTGGAGGTAGGGGATGAGAAGCACCGGGACTTGACACCCAGGACCTTCAATTTCACGACAAACTTCTGGGGGCCAAAGGACTCAGGACAGCAGAGTTCAAAGCAGGGCCAGAAGGTGCAGTTGGGGCCACAAAGGCGAGTCCGATTCAGAGGCAGGATGGTGTCGTCATCACAGCACTGCTCCACGGGGTTGTAGATCTGGTCCCCACACCTGGGGGCAGGCTGGCACAGCCACGGCCCTGAGGCCGTGGGGGCATTTGGCGGAGACACTGATGGTGTGGGTCCAAGGAAGACCAGACACCCACTTTCTGAgggcagcctcctccctccccattctTCCCGATCCTTGTCCTGACCTGTGACCACTTTTGCACACTGGAGGAGGAAGATTGTTAGGCAGACAGGACCTGTGGGAAAAAGAAGGGCGGGGGGCTCTTTTATGGTTCTCGGAAGTTCCAGCATTTGGGGGCTTCCTGCACACACAATGCCAAACAATTCTGAGACGCCAGCAGGGTGTCTGAGACTTCAACTCCAGTCTGCGGCTGTCTACGCAGAGATAGAATCAGAGTCTTAACAGGTTATGGGCTCAGTCCTACAATGCTGTGCCCCACTCCCCACCGCAGATGCTAGTCACAAGCCCCaggctgttacctgtgcttctgacccactgGCTACAGATTGGAGTTTCCAGCCAATCCTGCTCCCCCCCTAATACTCAAATCCTGAGAATCTTCCTTAcagtgcctcagtggctcagggAGATGggtattatccctgttttacagatgaatgaCTGAGGCACAAGGAAATGAAGGTCTTGGGGGAGTCTCTGAGTGTCCCAAGATGggcagcccagggcccagcaTAGGATCAGcttctctgttttcctgcctACCTTCTCCTTAGGTTCTTTCAGTTTGCTAGAGGGGCTCACAGACTGAAGGGAACACCTCCTTATGTTTACTAGTTTATTAGAAGATATGATAAAAGATATAAGTCAACAGCCAGGTGAAGAGATCATAGGGTGAAGTCTGGGGAAGGGTTGTGGCACACCCATCCCTCTCCAGGGGCGCCACTCTCCCCAGAGCCCATGGATTCACCAGCCTGGAAGCCCTCCAAACccagtccttttgggtttttatggggGGCTTCATTGCATAATCATGACTGACAAAGTCATTGGCCATGGGCGGATTCGGTCTCTagccccctctctcctcccaggaGCTAGGGAAGGTGGGAATGAAATTTCCACTTCTTCATTCACAGGGTTGGGCCTCCTGGCTACCGGCACCCATTCTTGGGTGGGGTCCAAAAGTTACCTTCATTAATAACAAGACACCCATTTTACCTTTACGGTTCTGAGTCATTTTCCCAAACtgtgaagaccaaatatatctgAGGACTATATTTTGGTTATCTGaatgaccaaatacatatttcttataaatcattataTGGCTAGGTGGAGCATGGGGCAGAGAAAGTGGCCATGGGGTCCTCAGGGAAGGCAGGTGAGTATGGAAGAAGCCACAGGTTAAGTTTATTTAAAGGTGCGTCTGCAAGGGAGTTAGCTCAGCCAGGCCCTGAGTAGCTGGGGCtgcccagggggaggggcattCAGGGAAGACTGAGTCCTCAGCCTTGGCTCCCAGAGAGAAGGTTTCTGGTTTGTTAAAGAAGGGACCTGTTTGTCAGAGATGCTTCTGAGGTTcccagaggtggggaggagcaggggatgATGTTGAGGTTTGGGAGCTGCGCTGGGGTTGGGGTGAGATGATGGTAGCATTTGGGGGTCCTCCTTACCCAAGATGGAGCTTCGTGGTGTCATCACTTCTGAAGAGGCTCTAGGACAGTGAAGGAGGGCGATCGAGTCTGGAACTTTATTGTAGACAGCTGCCCCAGACTTCGTCACCGGTTTCTGATTGAGCCGTTCTGATCAGGCCACCCTCAGCTCTCCAGTGGATTCTAATGGAATCACCAGCAGATAGTTGCTTTAGGAGGGGACTAACTGGTCTGCGCTTAGGAGTGTGAATTCCTGAAAACAGAGTGTCACAGACTGACTCATTGCTGCTTCCGGGACTACTTCACGTTTCACCTGGCTGCCGCTCGGCCTCAGCCCAGTTGAACTTCTCAGCACTATGCATCCTGGGCACTGAGGAGAGTGAAGACTTCACCATAGCAACACCCGTTCCACATCCCAGGGcccagctccatccacatcccTGATTCAGTTTCCCAGCTCGTGCCCAGTGCCGTATATATCTTGGTTCCCACTCCAAACTTAATTCTCTAaaatctttttagattttattttatttaaatgcaattaattaacatatagtgtattattcatttcagaggtagagttcagtgattcatcagttggaTATAACattcagtgctcattacattactTGGCCTCCTTAATAtgcatcacccagttacctcatcccctacccaccccctccagcaaccctcagtttgtttcctagagttaagagtttctcatggtttgtctccctctctgatttcgtctgattttatttttccctcccttccccaatgatctgttttgtttcttagaaattccacatatgaatgaaatcatatgatatatgtctttctctgactga
This region includes:
- the LOC113936345 gene encoding insulin growth factor-like family member 3, coding for MHSAEKFNWAEAERQPGPVCLTIFLLQCAKVVTVSPPNAPTASGPWLCQPAPRCGDQIYNPVEQCCDDDTILPLNRTRLCGPNCTFWPCFELCCPESFGPQKFVVKLKVLGVKSRCFSSPTSRNCPR